In a single window of the Rhizobiaceae bacterium genome:
- a CDS encoding NAD kinase, whose amino-acid sequence MIGTAPKVSFASSDVPDAREGAARLIALYGQADPKEADVVVALGGDGFLLQTLRETMSTGKRVYGMNRGTVGFLMNPFAEDNLLERITVAQPETIRPLEMEAVQADGTITNALAINEVALWRQSYQTAKIRITVDGKVRLEELNCDGVMVATPAGSTAYNLSAQGPILPLDAPLLALTPVSPFRPRRWRGALLPDLAHVRFDILESEKRPVNAAADHTEVKGVTTVSVRESRVHTATLLFDPDHSWNERILSEQFRY is encoded by the coding sequence ATGATTGGAACCGCGCCCAAAGTTTCATTTGCATCGTCGGACGTGCCGGATGCACGCGAGGGCGCAGCGCGGCTCATTGCGCTTTACGGTCAGGCCGATCCGAAGGAGGCAGACGTCGTCGTCGCCCTCGGCGGTGACGGATTCCTGTTGCAAACGCTCCGCGAAACCATGTCGACGGGCAAGCGCGTCTATGGCATGAACCGCGGTACGGTCGGTTTCCTGATGAATCCGTTCGCCGAGGACAATCTCCTCGAGCGCATCACAGTCGCCCAACCGGAAACGATCCGACCACTGGAAATGGAGGCCGTGCAAGCGGACGGAACCATCACCAATGCACTTGCGATCAATGAGGTCGCGCTTTGGAGGCAGTCCTACCAGACGGCAAAGATCCGCATCACGGTCGATGGCAAGGTGCGGCTCGAAGAGTTGAACTGCGATGGTGTGATGGTAGCGACGCCCGCAGGCTCGACCGCCTACAACCTTTCCGCGCAAGGGCCGATCCTGCCGCTCGACGCGCCGCTGCTTGCGCTGACTCCTGTCAGCCCCTTTCGACCCCGGCGCTGGCGTGGCGCGCTGCTGCCCGATCTCGCGCATGTGCGCTTCGACATACTGGAGTCTGAAAAGCGCCCCGTGAACGCCGCCGCCGATCACACGGAGGTCAAAGGTGTGACCACGGTCAGCGTTCGGGAATCACGCGTCCACACCGCCACCCTGCTGTTCGATCCCGACCATTCCTGGAATGAACGAATACTGTCCGAGCAGTTCCGCTACTGA
- a CDS encoding EF-hand domain-containing protein, whose translation MRSYVLSAAALLLGTGVAFAQQSQTMNEGQLNQVDTDKNGAVSAAEYQSFMNAAFAKLDANGNGSLSATETAKVLTPDQFSTLDANSNGAVDKKEFMTQVMKDFAAADKSGDGTLK comes from the coding sequence ATGAGATCCTATGTACTTTCCGCCGCCGCGCTGCTGCTTGGCACGGGTGTCGCATTCGCCCAGCAGAGCCAGACCATGAATGAGGGACAACTCAATCAGGTCGACACAGACAAAAACGGCGCGGTCAGCGCCGCCGAGTATCAAAGCTTCATGAACGCTGCTTTTGCAAAGCTCGACGCGAACGGCAACGGATCGCTCAGTGCGACCGAAACCGCGAAGGTCCTGACGCCCGACCAGTTCTCGACACTTGACGCGAACAGCAATGGAGCTGTCGACAAGAAGGAATTCATGACCCAGGTCATGAAGGATTTTGCCGCTGCGGATAAGAGTGGCGACGGAACCCTCAAGTAA
- a CDS encoding DEAD/DEAH box helicase: protein MTTETQPQAQPVSFADLGLSPKVLSAVTDSGYVNPTPIQAGAIPHALQGKDVLGIAQTGTGKTASFVLPMLTRLEKGRARARMPRTLILEPTRELAAQVEENFTKYGKNHRLTVALLIGGVSFDDQEKKLERGADVLIATPGRLLDHFERGKLLLTGVEILVIDEADRMLDMGFIPDIERICKLIPFTRQTLFFSATMPPEITKLTEQFLHAPVRIEVAKASSTASTVTQRLVKSGSKPWDKRAVLRDLIQSEGDGIKNAIIFCNRKVDVSELFRSLVKYDFNAGALHGDMDQRARMTMLSNFRDGKLKLLVASDVAARGLDIPDVSHVFNFDVPIHSEDYVHRIGRTGRAGRAGKSFTIVTRSDMRYVDAIEKLIGKTVEWHDGDLSTLAPSTDSDDERPRGRGGKPERRTRGKDARGKSAPRVKAEEAEAPEAAPERRVRKDAIRQDNAERKIQPEQRDRPVREPRRHREDDEEVNTTVGFGEDTPAFMMVSAKV, encoded by the coding sequence GTGACCACCGAAACGCAACCGCAAGCACAGCCCGTCTCTTTCGCGGATCTCGGCCTCTCTCCCAAGGTCCTTTCCGCGGTTACCGACAGCGGCTACGTCAACCCGACACCAATTCAGGCCGGTGCGATTCCGCACGCCTTGCAAGGCAAGGATGTGCTCGGCATCGCGCAGACCGGCACGGGCAAGACCGCTTCATTCGTCCTGCCCATGCTCACGCGCCTTGAAAAGGGGCGCGCTCGCGCACGCATGCCGCGCACGCTCATTCTCGAACCGACGCGCGAACTCGCGGCGCAGGTCGAGGAGAACTTCACGAAATACGGCAAGAACCATCGCCTGACCGTCGCCCTGCTTATCGGCGGTGTCTCCTTCGACGACCAGGAGAAGAAGCTTGAGCGCGGCGCCGATGTGCTGATTGCCACGCCGGGTCGGCTGCTGGACCATTTCGAGCGCGGCAAGCTGTTGCTAACCGGGGTCGAAATCCTTGTCATCGACGAGGCCGATCGCATGCTCGACATGGGATTCATTCCCGACATCGAGCGCATCTGCAAACTGATACCCTTCACGCGGCAGACATTGTTCTTTTCGGCCACCATGCCGCCGGAAATCACGAAGCTGACAGAGCAGTTCCTGCACGCTCCCGTTCGCATCGAGGTCGCGAAAGCATCCTCGACCGCCTCCACTGTCACCCAGCGGCTGGTCAAATCCGGCTCGAAGCCATGGGACAAGCGCGCCGTGCTGCGCGATCTCATCCAGTCGGAAGGCGATGGGATCAAGAACGCCATCATCTTCTGCAACCGCAAGGTGGACGTGTCCGAGCTTTTCCGCTCGCTGGTCAAATATGATTTCAATGCCGGGGCACTGCACGGCGACATGGATCAGCGCGCACGCATGACCATGCTGTCGAACTTCCGCGACGGCAAGCTGAAGCTGCTCGTCGCATCGGATGTCGCCGCGCGCGGTCTGGACATTCCCGACGTCAGCCACGTGTTCAATTTCGACGTGCCGATCCACTCGGAGGACTACGTGCACCGCATTGGCCGCACGGGCCGTGCGGGCCGCGCGGGCAAGTCCTTCACCATCGTCACGCGGTCCGACATGCGTTATGTCGACGCCATCGAAAAGCTGATCGGCAAAACGGTCGAATGGCATGACGGTGACCTGTCGACGCTGGCACCTTCCACGGATTCGGATGACGAAAGGCCACGGGGCCGCGGCGGGAAGCCGGAGCGGCGCACGCGCGGCAAGGACGCGCGCGGCAAGTCTGCCCCGCGGGTGAAGGCGGAGGAAGCGGAGGCGCCCGAGGCCGCCCCGGAGCGCCGGGTGCGCAAGGACGCGATCCGCCAAGACAATGCGGAACGCAAGATCCAGCCCGAACAGCGCGACCGGCCGGTTCGCGAGCCACGCCGTCACCGCGAAGATGACGAGGAAGTCAACACGACGGTGGGATTTGGCGAAGACACGCCTGCCTTCATGATGGTGTCGGCGAAAGTCTAG
- a CDS encoding alpha/beta hydrolase has product MDVIRKIALVALFLLAVGCANQNTREILTLQSREARPDQIAATHQIFVATTREKSVDELEYYGSVRAPKTDFAKVDMTVPSVHAVGMIERRKGKVADPAKFFTASSITGYSEPAFENAVGADIAKHDGRVLVFVHGYKTSFDSAVYRITQIVHDAGYEGTPVLFSWASGGKLVDYVYDNNSATAARDSLEATLRMISKRAKRVDIMAHSMGNWVTMEALRQLAIAGDPTLGGKLGDVILASPDIDVDVFKAQMRRYGKPKKPFILLLSGNDRALQLSGFLAGERPRVGDYADAADLAQYGVAVADLTAVKGDRLGHTKFAANPVIIKLIGAGLNNEASTIDSEEAITDRVNELGRRLGGSLGTAAEIVLTTPLAALKVVVGN; this is encoded by the coding sequence ATGGACGTCATCCGAAAAATCGCATTGGTTGCCTTGTTCTTGCTCGCCGTAGGCTGCGCCAATCAGAACACGCGTGAAATTCTGACGCTTCAATCCAGGGAAGCTCGCCCGGATCAGATTGCGGCCACGCACCAGATCTTCGTCGCCACGACACGCGAAAAGTCGGTCGACGAGCTTGAATATTACGGCAGCGTGCGCGCCCCTAAGACGGATTTCGCGAAGGTCGACATGACGGTGCCGTCCGTCCACGCAGTGGGAATGATCGAACGGCGCAAGGGCAAAGTTGCAGACCCGGCGAAATTCTTCACCGCGTCCTCGATCACGGGCTATTCGGAGCCTGCCTTTGAAAATGCGGTGGGGGCCGACATCGCAAAGCACGATGGCCGTGTGCTGGTATTTGTCCATGGCTACAAGACCAGCTTCGATTCCGCCGTCTATCGCATAACCCAGATCGTCCATGATGCGGGCTATGAAGGAACGCCTGTGCTCTTCTCGTGGGCATCCGGCGGCAAGCTGGTGGACTATGTGTACGACAACAACAGCGCGACAGCCGCCCGGGATTCACTTGAAGCCACCCTGCGGATGATTTCGAAGCGCGCGAAGCGCGTGGACATCATGGCGCACTCGATGGGCAACTGGGTCACGATGGAAGCGCTGCGCCAATTGGCGATTGCCGGCGACCCGACGCTTGGCGGCAAGCTCGGTGACGTCATTCTCGCCTCGCCCGACATCGATGTCGACGTGTTCAAGGCCCAGATGCGCCGCTATGGAAAGCCCAAGAAGCCGTTTATCCTTCTGCTTTCCGGCAATGACCGCGCGCTTCAGCTTTCCGGTTTCCTGGCCGGTGAACGTCCACGTGTGGGCGACTATGCGGATGCCGCCGACCTCGCGCAATATGGCGTCGCCGTTGCGGACCTGACGGCGGTCAAGGGAGATCGGCTGGGACACACCAAGTTCGCCGCAAATCCCGTCATCATCAAGCTGATCGGCGCGGGGCTGAACAACGAAGCCAGTACGATCGACAGCGAGGAAGCAATCACAGACCGTGTGAATGAACTCGGGCGGCGCCTGGGTGGTTCGCTCGGAACTGCGGCTGAGATTGTGCTGACGACGCCGCTGGCGGCTTTGAAGGTGGTCGTCGGAAATTAG
- a CDS encoding acyl-CoA thioesterase, with the protein MSIGDGRTKRSEYRTFRTITTRWMDNDVYGHMNNVVHYSLFDTAINGWLVEQGVLDLAQSDHIGLVVETGCRYFAEMAFPDVVAAGIRVGRIGTSSVRYEVGLFRNDEEDAAAQGFFVHVYVDRTTRRPKPISDRFRQALETMG; encoded by the coding sequence ATGAGCATCGGCGACGGACGGACGAAACGCAGCGAATACAGGACGTTTCGGACCATAACCACACGTTGGATGGACAACGACGTCTACGGCCATATGAACAATGTCGTTCACTATTCCCTGTTCGATACGGCCATAAATGGCTGGCTCGTCGAGCAGGGCGTGCTCGATCTGGCGCAAAGCGACCATATCGGACTGGTCGTTGAAACCGGCTGCCGCTATTTCGCGGAAATGGCGTTTCCCGATGTCGTTGCGGCGGGAATCCGCGTCGGGCGGATCGGCACCAGTTCAGTGCGCTATGAGGTGGGGTTGTTTCGCAACGACGAGGAGGACGCCGCCGCCCAAGGGTTCTTCGTGCACGTTTATGTGGATCGAACCACGCGCAGGCCGAAACCCATTTCCGACAGGTTCAGGCAAGCGCTGGAAACGATGGGCTAG
- a CDS encoding TrkH family potassium uptake protein, which produces MNSLAIRAAVHVAAVFAMYLSAAMLIPAAIDLYFGNRDWQVFAFSALVMGGISTALMLATRGGSPQPNTRFGFFLVNLLWLTLAVAGAVPFMMSSLSLSFTDALFESVSGITTTGATVISGLDNAAPGIIMWRSLLSFMGGLGVIALGLFLLPFLNIGGVSYFKIESSEIADRPFARFHTFAISLIAIYTMLVTCCAIAYAASGMPGFHAINHAMSTIATGGFSTHDTSFLRYAQNSAILWTGSIFMLIGGLPFSVMILFAVRGRYDAVRDPQIRIYVGYTIAFSLVVAIYLRATRDISFFDALTHATFNIVSMITTTGYSSDDYLLWGPFAVACIYVSMFLGGCSGSTTGAIKAYRFLILFQLLGNGFRRLIYPNTVLPVRYGDRTIDQDMQRAVVLFISSFFVLLAIFTVLLGATGLDFLSASSGALASLTNVGPGLSPQIGPMGNYADIPDAAKWICSAAMLLGRLEILSVLVIFSPVFWRA; this is translated from the coding sequence GTGAACAGCTTGGCCATCCGTGCGGCGGTACATGTCGCCGCAGTCTTTGCGATGTATCTGTCGGCCGCAATGCTCATTCCGGCGGCGATCGATCTCTATTTTGGCAATCGCGACTGGCAGGTCTTCGCATTTTCCGCCCTTGTGATGGGCGGCATTTCGACCGCTCTCATGCTTGCCACACGTGGCGGCAGCCCGCAGCCGAACACAAGGTTCGGCTTCTTCCTCGTCAATCTGCTTTGGCTGACACTCGCGGTCGCAGGCGCTGTTCCATTCATGATGTCATCGCTTAGCTTGAGTTTCACCGATGCTCTTTTCGAGTCCGTGTCCGGCATTACGACCACGGGCGCGACCGTCATCAGCGGGCTGGACAACGCCGCTCCCGGCATCATCATGTGGCGCTCGCTGCTCTCATTCATGGGAGGCTTGGGGGTTATCGCCCTCGGCCTTTTTCTGCTGCCTTTTCTGAATATTGGCGGTGTTTCTTATTTCAAGATCGAATCGTCCGAGATCGCAGACCGGCCATTCGCCCGCTTCCACACCTTCGCAATCAGCCTCATCGCTATCTACACGATGCTGGTGACCTGCTGCGCGATTGCCTACGCCGCCAGCGGCATGCCCGGCTTCCATGCGATCAACCATGCCATGAGCACGATAGCGACCGGCGGATTCTCCACGCACGACACGTCTTTCCTGCGCTACGCGCAGAACAGCGCCATTCTTTGGACCGGCTCGATCTTCATGTTGATCGGCGGACTGCCCTTCTCCGTGATGATCCTGTTTGCCGTACGCGGCCGCTATGACGCCGTGCGAGATCCGCAGATCCGGATCTATGTCGGCTATACGATAGCCTTCTCGCTCGTCGTGGCGATCTATCTGCGGGCGACGCGGGATATCTCGTTCTTTGATGCGCTGACCCACGCCACCTTCAACATCGTCTCGATGATCACCACCACCGGCTATTCAAGCGACGACTACCTGCTGTGGGGACCTTTCGCCGTCGCCTGCATCTATGTGTCGATGTTCCTTGGCGGCTGCTCCGGCTCCACAACCGGGGCGATCAAGGCGTATCGGTTCCTTATCCTGTTTCAGCTTCTGGGTAATGGTTTCCGCCGCTTGATTTACCCCAACACCGTGCTGCCGGTGCGCTATGGCGACCGTACCATCGATCAGGACATGCAGCGCGCGGTGGTTTTGTTCATCTCGTCGTTCTTCGTATTGCTGGCGATCTTCACCGTCCTGCTGGGCGCGACCGGACTGGATTTCCTGAGCGCCAGTTCGGGTGCGCTGGCTTCACTGACCAACGTTGGCCCGGGGCTGAGCCCGCAGATCGGTCCGATGGGCAACTATGCAGACATTCCGGACGCTGCTAAATGGATATGCTCCGCGGCGATGCTGCTTGGGCGACTTGAAATTCTCTCCGTGCTGGTGATCTTTTCACCGGTCTTCTGGCGTGCCTGA
- the ilvA gene encoding threonine ammonia-lyase IlvA — protein sequence MTFAQRVLRAEAAVRTLFPETPLQENDYLSRKFGARVLLKREDLTPVRSYKIRGAFNFFRKELSQEKQGATFVCASAGNHAQGFAFVCRHFGVKGVVFMPVTTPQQKIDKTKLFGGEWIEVRLVGDFFDDCYRAALDYSESGGGHMVPPFDHKDIIEGQATVGAEILRQMPHGKAPDMLFVPVGGGGLSAGISRYFADAEAQTRFVFCEPQGAPSLKQSLLEHKRVKLAKVDNFVDGAAVAEIGREPLRHLKEFAPDAVHLIPENRLCATMIELLNVEGVVLEPAGALSIDALKDFSRRDLKGKTVVCVVSGGNFDFERLPDVKERALRFEGLKKYFVFRFPQRPGALRAFLDLLGPDDDIARFEYLKKSARNFGSVLIGIETKDRRNFDILARRFNDAGWAYQDITDNETLAGFII from the coding sequence ATGACCTTTGCACAACGCGTACTGCGCGCCGAAGCTGCCGTGCGCACCCTCTTTCCAGAAACTCCGCTACAGGAGAATGACTACCTCTCGCGCAAGTTCGGCGCGCGGGTGCTTCTCAAGCGCGAAGACCTGACGCCGGTTCGCTCCTACAAGATTCGCGGCGCGTTCAACTTCTTCCGTAAGGAGCTTTCACAGGAAAAGCAGGGTGCGACCTTCGTATGCGCCTCAGCCGGCAATCACGCGCAGGGTTTCGCCTTTGTTTGCAGGCATTTCGGAGTGAAGGGCGTGGTGTTCATGCCGGTCACCACGCCGCAGCAGAAGATTGACAAGACCAAGCTGTTCGGCGGCGAGTGGATCGAAGTGCGGCTCGTCGGCGACTTTTTCGACGATTGCTACCGTGCTGCGCTCGACTATTCGGAAAGCGGCGGCGGGCACATGGTGCCGCCGTTCGACCATAAGGATATCATCGAGGGGCAGGCCACCGTCGGCGCGGAAATCCTGCGCCAGATGCCGCACGGCAAAGCGCCGGACATGCTGTTCGTGCCGGTCGGCGGCGGTGGACTGTCGGCAGGCATTTCCAGATATTTCGCTGATGCAGAGGCGCAGACCCGCTTCGTGTTCTGCGAACCGCAAGGCGCGCCCAGCCTCAAGCAGAGCCTGCTTGAGCATAAACGTGTGAAGCTGGCGAAGGTGGACAATTTCGTCGACGGGGCGGCGGTCGCGGAGATTGGTCGTGAACCGTTGAGGCACCTCAAGGAATTTGCACCCGACGCCGTGCACCTCATTCCCGAAAACCGCCTCTGCGCCACCATGATCGAGCTACTCAATGTCGAGGGGGTTGTGCTGGAGCCTGCAGGTGCGCTGTCCATCGATGCGTTGAAAGATTTTTCGCGCCGCGACCTGAAGGGCAAGACCGTGGTTTGCGTTGTGTCAGGCGGCAATTTCGACTTCGAGCGCCTGCCCGATGTGAAGGAGCGCGCCCTGCGCTTCGAAGGGCTCAAGAAGTATTTCGTATTTCGTTTTCCGCAGCGTCCGGGCGCGCTGCGCGCGTTCCTCGACTTGCTCGGCCCCGACGACGATATCGCGAGGTTTGAGTATCTGAAGAAATCGGCACGCAATTTCGGATCGGTGCTGATCGGCATCGAAACGAAGGACAGGCGGAATTTCGATATTCTCGCACGGCGCTTCAACGATGCCGGATGGGCCTATCAGGACATAACCGATAACGAGACGCTCGCAGGCTTTATCATATAG